In a genomic window of Vibrio marisflavi CECT 7928:
- the tssE gene encoding type VI secretion system baseplate subunit TssE translates to MAYIELEESVYGVSLFESLEADSASRSIIKGPEPQRVVESIKRNISQLLNTRIGESLSAPDLGLIDFNDATLGCHDLALQIKLAIQQCLERYEPRLNNIDIQYTPDDESPLNLRFQITASVNAKAIHNSVKIDLLLDNSRKYRVI, encoded by the coding sequence ATGGCTTATATAGAATTAGAGGAGAGTGTCTATGGTGTCAGCCTATTCGAGTCGCTCGAGGCTGACAGTGCGTCTCGATCTATTATCAAAGGGCCTGAACCACAACGTGTCGTAGAGTCAATAAAGCGCAATATTTCACAGCTGCTAAATACTCGCATTGGAGAGTCACTCAGTGCCCCAGATCTTGGCCTGATTGACTTCAACGATGCGACGTTGGGCTGCCACGACCTTGCGCTACAAATAAAACTCGCGATTCAACAGTGTTTAGAGCGCTATGAGCCTAGGTTGAACAACATAGACATTCAATATACGCCAGATGATGAGAGTCCACTCAATCTGCGTTTTCAAATTACTGCTAGCGTCAATGCTAAAGCAATACACAATTCTGTAAAGATAGATTTGTTGTTAGACAATAGCCGTAAATACCGAGTAATTTGA
- the tssC gene encoding type VI secretion system contractile sheath large subunit encodes MAVQQAENNTIEGNVSLLDEIMANTRMQPSDEGYDIAKKGVTAFIENLLGNQSGIEQVDRSLVDQMLVELDNKISAQMDEILHSKEVQEMESSWRGVKMLIDRTDFKENNKVELLHVTKEELLDDFEFATETSQSGLYKHVYSAGYGQFGGEPIGAIIANYAFTPSSPDMKLLQYASAVGAMSHAPFISGVAPEFFGIESFEQLPNIKDMKSIFESPRYIKWRQLRESDDSRYLGLTAPRFLLRTPYDPMENPIKTFNYREDVTESHEHYLWGNTAFALASRLTDSFAKYRWCPNIIGPQSGGTVEDLPVHLYESMGELQAKIPTEVLITDRKEFELAEEGFIALTMRKGSDNAAFFSANSVQAPKIFPNTKEGREAETNFKLGTQLPYMMIINRLAHYIKVLQREQIGSWKERQDLQRELNAWIKQFVADQENPPADVRSLRPLRAASIEVLDVEGDPGWYQVAMSVRPHFKYMGANFELSLVGRLDQSSSD; translated from the coding sequence ATGGCTGTGCAACAGGCAGAAAACAACACAATTGAAGGTAACGTAAGTTTACTTGATGAAATTATGGCAAACACTAGGATGCAACCTAGTGATGAAGGATATGATATTGCCAAAAAAGGCGTAACTGCATTTATCGAAAATTTACTTGGTAATCAATCGGGTATTGAGCAAGTAGATCGCTCTCTAGTCGATCAAATGTTAGTTGAATTAGATAATAAGATCAGTGCTCAAATGGATGAGATTCTTCACAGCAAAGAAGTGCAAGAAATGGAATCTTCTTGGCGTGGCGTAAAAATGCTGATCGACCGTACTGACTTCAAAGAAAACAACAAAGTAGAGCTACTTCACGTCACCAAAGAAGAGTTGTTAGATGACTTTGAGTTTGCTACTGAAACATCTCAGTCAGGTTTGTACAAGCATGTCTATTCAGCTGGATATGGTCAGTTTGGTGGAGAACCAATTGGCGCCATCATCGCCAATTATGCGTTTACTCCTTCAAGCCCTGACATGAAGCTACTTCAATACGCAAGTGCAGTAGGAGCGATGTCTCACGCCCCTTTTATCTCTGGTGTTGCTCCCGAGTTTTTTGGTATTGAGTCTTTTGAGCAGTTACCAAATATCAAGGACATGAAATCCATTTTCGAAAGCCCTCGCTATATTAAATGGCGTCAGCTTCGTGAATCCGATGACTCACGCTACCTTGGTCTAACCGCCCCTCGCTTTCTATTGCGTACACCTTACGATCCAATGGAAAACCCTATTAAAACATTTAATTACCGTGAAGATGTCACCGAGTCTCACGAGCATTATTTGTGGGGTAACACCGCATTCGCACTTGCTTCTCGCTTAACGGATAGTTTTGCTAAATATCGTTGGTGTCCAAATATTATTGGGCCTCAAAGTGGTGGTACCGTTGAAGATCTCCCCGTTCACTTGTATGAATCAATGGGTGAGCTGCAAGCGAAAATCCCAACAGAAGTACTGATTACAGATCGCAAGGAATTCGAGTTAGCAGAAGAAGGGTTTATTGCCCTAACTATGCGTAAGGGCAGTGACAATGCTGCATTTTTCTCTGCAAACTCAGTTCAAGCGCCAAAAATTTTCCCCAACACAAAAGAAGGCCGCGAAGCGGAGACCAATTTTAAATTGGGAACACAGCTTCCTTACATGATGATTATCAATCGCTTAGCTCACTACATTAAAGTGCTGCAACGCGAGCAAATCGGCTCTTGGAAAGAGCGCCAAGATCTGCAACGTGAACTCAATGCTTGGATCAAACAGTTCGTTGCCGATCAAGAAAACCCACCAGCGGATGTGCGTAGCCTACGACCACTTCGTGCAGCAAGTATTGAAGTGCTTGATGTAGAAGGCGATCCGGGTTGGTATCAAGTGGCAATGTCAGTTCGTCCTCACTTTAAATATATGGGTGCAAACTTTGAGTTATCTCTGGTTGGTCGTCTCGATCAATCTAGCTCAGATTAA
- the tssB gene encoding type VI secretion system contractile sheath small subunit, which yields MAKEGSVAPKERINIKYVPRTGDVQSEIELPLKTLLIGDFKGGSEETPLEDRKVVSIDKNNFESVMKESDLAIKTSVKNRLSNDGSDLPVDISIKSINDFSPDSIAKQVPELNKLIELREALMALKGPLGNIPAFRSKLQELMDSEESRNQLLSELKLSEESDK from the coding sequence ATGGCAAAAGAAGGCAGTGTGGCGCCAAAAGAACGTATTAATATAAAGTACGTTCCGCGCACCGGCGATGTTCAATCTGAAATAGAGTTACCCCTAAAAACGTTACTCATTGGTGACTTTAAAGGTGGTAGTGAAGAAACTCCATTAGAAGATCGTAAGGTTGTCTCTATTGACAAAAATAACTTTGAATCTGTCATGAAAGAAAGCGATTTAGCCATTAAAACATCGGTTAAAAATAGGCTTTCAAATGACGGTTCTGATTTGCCTGTCGATATATCAATCAAATCTATAAATGATTTCTCACCTGATTCGATAGCTAAGCAAGTTCCTGAATTAAATAAACTTATTGAGCTCAGAGAAGCTCTAATGGCACTCAAAGGACCCCTTGGAAATATACCAGCATTCCGCTCTAAGCTTCAGGAATTAATGGACTCTGAGGAATCAAGAAATCAATTACTTAGTGAATTAAAGCTAAGTGAAGAGTCTGATAAATAA
- a CDS encoding NrdJb, protein MVRKIESKITSYCIKDSKEAVQPKQPDEHLERKVVQMHETVQRPEHLAGTTYKLKTPDHISEHSLFITINDIVLNEGTPHEIRRPFEIFINSKSVEHYQWIVALTRIMSAVFRKGGDITFLVEELHSVFDPQGGYWNKGKYVPSLIAEIGNIIEQHLKHIGLLQQESELGNGQVEEKSTASESAPQLNDADSADDHFPVNAALCKKCLSRSLVQKDGCMTCLNCGDSKCG, encoded by the coding sequence ATGGTTCGTAAAATAGAAAGCAAAATAACCTCATACTGCATAAAAGACAGTAAAGAAGCTGTTCAGCCAAAGCAACCAGACGAACACTTGGAACGTAAGGTTGTTCAAATGCACGAAACAGTGCAACGTCCCGAGCACTTAGCGGGCACTACCTACAAGTTAAAAACACCCGATCATATTTCCGAACACTCACTATTCATTACTATCAACGATATTGTGCTCAATGAAGGCACACCTCATGAAATTCGACGTCCATTCGAGATATTCATCAATTCCAAGAGTGTCGAACATTATCAATGGATCGTTGCACTCACACGAATTATGTCTGCGGTGTTTCGTAAAGGAGGGGACATCACTTTTTTAGTAGAAGAGCTTCACTCTGTCTTCGATCCGCAAGGAGGGTATTGGAACAAAGGAAAGTATGTTCCTTCGTTAATTGCTGAAATCGGCAATATTATTGAGCAGCACCTAAAACATATTGGTTTGTTGCAACAAGAAAGTGAACTTGGAAACGGTCAGGTTGAGGAGAAAAGCACAGCGAGTGAATCCGCTCCCCAATTAAATGACGCCGATAGCGCCGACGATCACTTTCCAGTTAACGCGGCTTTGTGCAAAAAGTGCCTGTCTCGATCGTTAGTACAAAAAGATGGCTGTATGACTTGTTTAAACTGTGGCGATTCGAAGTGCGGTTAG
- a CDS encoding adenosylcobalamin-dependent ribonucleoside-diphosphate reductase, producing the protein MEKLNLEVDKRRESQVVPIQDTSIEIWDSKYRLKTKDGAPIDRSIEDTYKRVAKVLAQCEKDSEKWYQKFLWALRNGAIPAGRILSNAGAFEHKPATSTINCTVSGSITDSMDDILNKVHEAGLTLKAGCGIGYDFTTLRPRGAFVAGAGAHTSGPLSFMDIYDKMCFTVSSAGGRRGAQMGTMDVRHPDVIEFIRAKRENGRLRQFNLSLLITEDFVQAVKNDKPWQLIFPYSEKEIELDQIDLQSSEKIVWAEWPMKEGYTCNEAGLVACRVYKTLSARKLWNVIMTSTYDYAEPGFILIDRVNEMNNNWFCEHIRATNPCGEQPLPPYGACLLGSINLTTFIKKPFSDAASFDWDRFRNVASIFTRMLDNVIEINRLPLQQQRDELENKRRHGMGFLGLGSSITMMGMRYGSPASVAFTEQVSKELALAGWKAGVQLAKEKGSAPVLEQSFEITKELMCLRPEMADNGIKVGDKVQGKVLHARYSRYMQQLAIEDPELVNQMAKYGCRFTHHSSIAPTGTIALSIANNASNGVEPSFAHHYTRNVVIEGKKSKANIDVYSYELLAYRALVNQDAHSNSEGENGLPDYFISADDVTPQQHIDIQAAAQRWIDSSISKTANIPTDFPYEDFKDIYMYAYENGLKGCTTFRFNPEAFQGVLVKEQDLANTTYQFVLEDGTTFEAKGNEEIEYDGEIHSAANLYDALKEGYYGKF; encoded by the coding sequence ATGGAAAAACTAAACCTAGAAGTAGATAAGCGCAGAGAGAGTCAAGTTGTCCCAATACAAGATACATCTATCGAGATCTGGGACAGCAAATATCGCCTAAAAACCAAAGATGGCGCCCCCATTGATCGTTCAATTGAAGATACTTACAAGCGCGTAGCTAAGGTGCTTGCGCAGTGCGAAAAAGACAGCGAAAAATGGTATCAAAAGTTTCTTTGGGCGCTTCGCAACGGGGCGATCCCTGCGGGAAGGATTCTTTCGAATGCAGGTGCATTTGAACATAAACCAGCAACCTCAACCATCAATTGCACAGTATCAGGCAGTATCACAGATTCAATGGATGATATTTTAAATAAGGTTCATGAAGCGGGGCTGACGCTGAAAGCTGGCTGTGGTATCGGTTACGATTTCACCACTCTTCGTCCTCGCGGTGCGTTTGTCGCAGGAGCCGGCGCTCACACTTCTGGCCCACTGTCGTTTATGGATATCTATGACAAAATGTGCTTCACAGTATCTTCGGCAGGAGGTCGGCGAGGCGCTCAAATGGGCACGATGGATGTTAGGCACCCTGATGTTATCGAGTTTATTCGGGCGAAAAGAGAGAACGGACGCCTACGTCAATTCAACCTGTCATTGCTAATTACGGAAGATTTTGTTCAAGCAGTAAAAAACGACAAACCTTGGCAGCTTATCTTTCCTTATTCCGAAAAGGAAATCGAGCTGGACCAAATTGATCTACAAAGCTCGGAAAAGATCGTGTGGGCAGAGTGGCCAATGAAGGAAGGGTATACATGCAATGAGGCTGGTTTAGTTGCGTGTCGCGTATATAAAACTCTTTCGGCACGCAAACTTTGGAATGTCATCATGACATCTACCTACGATTACGCAGAGCCCGGCTTTATTCTTATCGATAGAGTGAATGAGATGAACAATAACTGGTTCTGTGAACATATTCGTGCCACGAACCCATGTGGAGAGCAGCCCCTTCCTCCATATGGAGCCTGTCTGTTAGGCTCGATTAACCTTACCACGTTTATTAAAAAACCGTTTTCCGATGCCGCGAGTTTCGATTGGGATAGGTTTCGCAATGTCGCATCGATTTTCACTCGCATGTTAGACAATGTCATAGAAATTAACCGGCTGCCACTTCAGCAACAGCGAGATGAATTAGAGAACAAGCGCCGCCATGGTATGGGCTTTCTGGGTTTAGGCTCATCAATAACCATGATGGGAATGCGCTATGGCAGCCCCGCATCAGTCGCGTTTACCGAGCAGGTGTCTAAAGAACTGGCATTGGCTGGTTGGAAAGCTGGGGTTCAGTTAGCGAAAGAAAAAGGCTCAGCACCCGTGCTGGAACAATCCTTTGAAATCACTAAAGAGCTAATGTGCCTTCGACCAGAGATGGCTGATAACGGAATTAAAGTGGGTGATAAAGTGCAAGGTAAAGTGCTTCATGCTCGCTATAGCCGATACATGCAGCAATTGGCGATAGAAGATCCGGAACTCGTTAATCAAATGGCAAAATATGGTTGTCGATTTACTCACCATTCTTCTATTGCACCAACAGGTACTATTGCTCTTTCTATTGCCAACAATGCGAGCAATGGAGTAGAGCCTAGCTTTGCTCATCATTACACGCGCAATGTGGTGATAGAGGGCAAAAAAAGCAAAGCTAATATTGATGTCTATTCCTATGAGTTGTTGGCGTATCGCGCTCTAGTCAATCAAGATGCACATTCAAATTCTGAAGGGGAGAATGGATTACCGGATTACTTCATATCTGCAGACGACGTGACTCCACAACAACATATCGATATCCAAGCTGCCGCGCAGAGATGGATTGATTCTTCCATTTCTAAAACCGCAAACATTCCCACGGATTTTCCGTACGAAGACTTTAAAGATATTTATATGTATGCGTATGAAAATGGGCTTAAGGGGTGCACTACCTTCCGCTTTAACCCTGAAGCATTCCAAGGGGTGTTAGTTAAAGAGCAAGATCTCGCAAACACGACCTATCAGTTCGTCTTGGAGGACGGGACGACATTCGAAGCGAAAGGAAATGAAGAGATCGAGTATGACGGTGAAATTCATTCTGCCGCCAATTTATACGATGCACTTAAAGAAGGCTATTACGGCAAATTCTAA
- a CDS encoding diguanylate cyclase codes for MNPDNIDLTKLIKSLKEGVVVHDVSTKILYANPSALDILRLTEEQVLGKSALDPEWRFIDSNYKLLSHQDYPVNRVLAKQKEIENLEIGICDSTSDSVTWVLCNAFPQFNSQGNIEQIVVSFLDITSQKTKISFEDIVAHANDVIVVTEASPIESDGPKIVYVNNAFCDLTGYTASEVIGKTPRILQGPDTSCEVKKRVRKALSEKTTTRERILNYTKSGVPYWLDMNIFPLMDEWGEVSYFAAVERDATLQVEKEQKLKVIANKDSLTGLYNRRGFYELAYKKIISQAKENQMALAILDIDFFKKINDSFGHECGDTALVELVGKLNEEFGEPNLLCRFGGEEFLILLTETDLEAAKVKLESFRKGVASSPLNLSSDVSTTMTVSLGLAQVKSGSRAIETAIKNADKALYEAKRTGRNKVCIAKS; via the coding sequence ATGAACCCAGATAACATTGATTTGACCAAACTGATAAAGTCTCTGAAAGAAGGCGTTGTCGTACACGATGTATCGACGAAAATTCTATACGCTAACCCGAGCGCGCTAGACATACTGCGCTTAACTGAAGAGCAAGTTTTAGGAAAAAGTGCACTCGATCCTGAGTGGCGATTCATTGACAGCAACTATAAGCTTCTGTCTCACCAAGATTACCCAGTTAACCGCGTACTCGCGAAACAAAAAGAGATAGAAAACCTAGAAATTGGTATATGTGACAGTACATCCGACAGCGTCACTTGGGTTTTGTGTAACGCTTTTCCTCAGTTTAACTCGCAAGGAAATATTGAACAGATTGTTGTTAGCTTTTTAGACATCACCAGCCAAAAAACCAAAATTTCCTTTGAAGACATCGTTGCACACGCAAATGACGTGATAGTGGTAACCGAAGCCAGCCCAATTGAATCAGACGGCCCGAAAATTGTTTACGTAAACAATGCTTTTTGTGACTTAACTGGGTATACAGCAAGTGAGGTTATCGGAAAAACGCCCAGAATACTTCAAGGGCCAGACACTAGCTGTGAAGTTAAAAAACGAGTTCGTAAGGCCTTAAGTGAGAAAACAACCACTCGAGAACGAATCTTAAACTATACCAAATCTGGCGTACCTTACTGGTTAGATATGAATATATTTCCACTGATGGATGAATGGGGTGAAGTCTCTTATTTTGCAGCTGTGGAGCGCGATGCCACTTTGCAGGTTGAAAAGGAACAAAAACTTAAAGTAATCGCAAACAAGGACTCACTAACGGGATTATATAATCGTCGTGGGTTTTATGAACTGGCATACAAAAAAATCATAAGCCAAGCAAAGGAAAATCAGATGGCACTGGCCATCCTTGATATAGATTTTTTCAAGAAAATTAATGACTCATTTGGGCATGAATGTGGCGACACTGCTCTCGTTGAGCTGGTTGGGAAGCTAAATGAGGAGTTTGGGGAGCCTAACTTACTGTGTCGCTTTGGCGGTGAAGAGTTTTTAATCTTGCTGACAGAAACCGACTTAGAAGCCGCGAAGGTGAAGCTTGAATCATTTCGAAAAGGTGTAGCCTCCTCACCTTTAAATTTAAGTTCTGACGTATCAACAACAATGACGGTAAGCCTAGGTTTAGCTCAAGTAAAATCCGGTTCCCGTGCAATAGAAACCGCGATTAAAAATGCGGACAAAGCACTCTATGAAGCAAAAAGAACAGGGAGAAATAAAGTGTGTATCGCTAAATCGTAA
- a CDS encoding sialidase family protein, producing MTLRIRELKANQKIMLKPITIMAFAFLLSGCPKNDPQDYNALYAVGGPENTTLYDVGYTIVSSSDGVSWDRVFSNKYANTLYAISYGGNRYLAVGDDVYSMTSTNGKNWSSLAGPSGGSARDIIYAHDKFIVIGETGMLAILSPDSTDWLYPNTGASAYNLNGITHAKDKLVVVGGEKLTTGMIMTSSDGGNTWSLPELIAGKRYLNDITYGRDLFVAVGHKTILISDNAEPDSWTTIDFSHFSLAPNFHAVTYANNVFVAVGSQGLIFTSSDGKTWQEQALVTTVDLRGVTYSSDQFVVTGDDGTILTSPDGNNWSSQESNVSVQLTHAFAINGS from the coding sequence ATGACTTTACGAATTAGAGAGCTCAAAGCAAACCAGAAAATAATGTTAAAGCCAATCACTATCATGGCATTTGCATTTCTTCTATCTGGTTGCCCTAAAAATGATCCCCAAGACTATAACGCCTTGTACGCTGTCGGTGGGCCAGAAAACACAACACTTTATGATGTTGGTTATACCATCGTTTCATCTTCTGATGGTGTTAGCTGGGATAGAGTGTTTAGTAATAAGTATGCAAACACGCTTTACGCGATAAGTTATGGTGGAAATCGATATTTGGCTGTTGGTGATGATGTCTATTCAATGACGTCCACAAATGGCAAAAATTGGTCGTCTCTTGCTGGGCCAAGCGGTGGAAGTGCTCGCGATATAATCTACGCTCATGATAAGTTCATTGTCATAGGAGAAACAGGTATGTTAGCCATACTATCTCCTGATAGCACAGATTGGTTATACCCAAATACCGGTGCATCTGCCTACAACTTGAACGGTATCACTCATGCAAAAGATAAACTAGTTGTAGTGGGAGGAGAGAAGTTAACCACAGGCATGATAATGACATCGTCAGATGGTGGTAACACTTGGTCCCTGCCCGAACTTATCGCAGGAAAACGCTATTTAAACGATATCACTTATGGAAGAGATTTATTTGTAGCGGTAGGCCACAAAACCATTCTTATCTCTGACAACGCAGAGCCTGACAGCTGGACAACCATTGATTTCTCTCATTTCAGTCTAGCACCCAACTTTCATGCAGTTACTTACGCAAATAACGTATTTGTTGCCGTTGGCAGCCAAGGACTTATATTCACCTCTTCAGATGGCAAAACTTGGCAAGAGCAAGCTTTAGTTACCACGGTAGACTTAAGGGGAGTCACTTACTCATCAGATCAATTTGTTGTTACTGGTGATGACGGGACAATATTGACCTCTCCTGACGGAAATAATTGGTCGAGCCAAGAATCCAATGTTTCTGTCCAACTTACACACGCATTTGCGATTAATGGTAGTTAG
- a CDS encoding TerC family protein has product MLDLFMQPDTWVIFATLFALEIVLGIDNVVFISVLCERLPHHQRRLARNLGISLAVATRILLVFSISWVMSLTQPVLEVMSTSFTGRDLIMIAGGAFLILKSLKELWSWLVHVETSQSTHVRTGLTVVLLQIVAVDAVFSMDSVITAIGLTSDVPIMVAAILASAVVMVLTAQKINELVSLYPGFKTLALLFLVLLGGLLMAEGFAIHVNKGYVYFAMAFGLILELCHIRLRKKLALNISADTSKVS; this is encoded by the coding sequence ATGCTAGATCTTTTCATGCAACCCGACACTTGGGTTATATTTGCTACTCTTTTCGCCTTGGAAATTGTACTTGGCATTGATAATGTCGTGTTTATATCCGTACTGTGTGAACGCTTACCCCATCATCAAAGGCGCTTGGCCCGTAACTTAGGTATATCACTGGCAGTCGCAACGCGTATCCTATTAGTCTTTTCCATCTCTTGGGTGATGTCTTTGACACAACCAGTATTGGAAGTGATGTCAACGAGTTTTACTGGCCGTGACTTAATCATGATTGCTGGCGGTGCGTTCTTGATACTAAAAAGTCTCAAGGAGTTGTGGTCTTGGCTCGTGCATGTTGAAACTTCACAGTCTACGCATGTTCGCACTGGGCTCACAGTGGTATTGCTGCAGATAGTGGCTGTCGATGCGGTGTTTTCTATGGACTCAGTGATTACTGCGATTGGATTGACAAGTGATGTACCTATCATGGTTGCCGCTATTTTGGCCTCAGCAGTGGTTATGGTGCTGACAGCGCAAAAAATCAATGAATTAGTCAGTCTATATCCGGGGTTCAAAACGCTGGCGCTGCTTTTCTTAGTACTTCTAGGAGGGTTGCTGATGGCTGAAGGTTTCGCAATTCATGTCAACAAAGGTTACGTTTATTTTGCCATGGCGTTTGGCTTGATACTTGAGCTATGCCATATCCGCCTTCGGAAAAAATTAGCACTAAATATATCGGCTGATACGTCGAAGGTATCCTAA